In Panthera tigris isolate Pti1 chromosome B1, P.tigris_Pti1_mat1.1, whole genome shotgun sequence, the sequence TAGTGGGTTTCAGACATCCCTTTGTCAATTCGAGTCGTGGTTCTTGAAATATAGGCATAAAATCTGAGTTCAAGTCGTTAGCTACGAGGCATGAGAGGTACTGTATGTAAATGTCATGGAGACAAAGAATTTCTTTCTTGTCTTGCCCACTGCTGTGTTCCTGTACCTAGAACTTTGTATGACACTTCTACCTTCCTCAATTATAGGTTTGCTGGAGTAAAATATCTAATCACTTTTGAAAGTACTTACATGATTTCTGAGTTTTCACAGTGTGGGCCACTGTCAATCACTGTCAGTTCTTTGATTAATTTGGGATTGAAAGGTGTGGAATGAGTTTTTATGCACTGGCATCGAAGTTCTGAACTAATTCTTGACACAACTGcagctgtgaaagaaaaaaagtcaattcaGGATTAATTTCAACCTAGATACAGCTCTGCTGGCTACTCTCTCCTTAATTTCAAACTGATCATTTAGTGACGGGATGTTTGGTAAACATCTCATCTTTAGTAAACTCATTCTCAGAGTGGAAGCCTGGATATTCTCCTAGCTcctaaattcaattaaaaaaattgttggggcgcctgggtgactcagttcgttgagcgtccaactcttgatttcagctcagatcatgatcccaaggccatgggattgagccctgtatctggctcgatgctgagcctggaacctgcttgagattctctcgttctctccctctgcccctctcctctactcacattctcaatctctcttttaaaataaaaatgaaataaaataacaaactgTCACTAATGACAGAATTGATTGACTTCCCGCATAAAGACTTGGAGTTGCCTTTGTGAAATGTTGACATCCTcacagtacttttttttctacttggtaTTGTGCAAACTTCTATGATGCCACAATGTTACCTACAGTATGTAAACTAAAATTCAACAACAGAGAAATTGCCTtcagaaaaagttaataaaaatagataagtaaGTTGCACAAAGATGTCTCATATCTTGGGAAAATCCTTAAtgcttcacagaaaagaaaaaatatatagaaactacATGCTATGAACATTTCTAACTGCATTTGTTTCATAGGAGGGATCCCAAAAGGTTTACAATTTGTCAGGGTGTCTTTAAACCAAATAGGAATTGATAGTTGTCTGAAACAGCACAAGGAGTAAAATTACCAGGTTTACCATACTTGatattagttaataataatatggGTATCTAATAAGATACACTCTAAATTAtagatttaaattaaatgtatgcATACTACAGAGTATGAATGATAGGAACAGAATGTCGACATTAATCAAGCTTTATACTTTTCTAAGTGTTGTATAGATCAAGCCTAAACAATTAAAACTTCAATTGAACATGAAATGActgtaaatattatttccttttcttgaataaGAAGAATGTTATTAAAGCAGGAAGGATAATCTTGCAATCTAAGGATCACATTTAGACACAGGAAAACTGGTAGATCAGAAAGGCATGCTTACCTTCACACAGAGCTGCAGAAAGCATAAAAGCTGCTAAGATAGCAACAACCAGCTTGGAAGTCATGTTGACGCAAGGTGCTTTCGTTCTGGTTTCTTCTTGGCTCTTGTCCTAGACGCTTGTGAGCTCTGCTGTCCCAGAGGACTTGTGTTGGATGGAGAGCTTCTGTGGCTTTTTATATTATTCACAGCAGCAGAGAATATGCACCCTCATTCTTGAATTATGTCAGAGGAAATTCCACAATATGCAACCGTCTGCCTGCCCTTTGTGAGCAGACCTGAGTCATCCCACTCCTGGAACATGTCTCTTATCAGATTTTTGGCACGATGGAAATTCTATTTGATCTTTaacattatttaatgtatttcatttaaaaacattttcaaccaTGTTTCAAAATAACTGTTACACATTCAAGCTTCTCTTCTTTGACACAGTCTTATCAgatgtacttttttatttataaataaatttattggaGTACCGTCTGGCAATTGTTAGAGAAAGGTCATTTGTGATAACTCTTTTAGGGTAGGGTCATTCCTCTAGGGAAATTACAGGTGCTGTAATGATAGAGAAAGTAATCTTGACAACCACTTTTATTAGAGACACAATTTTGAGAAGTCCTTTTCTGCGTATTTTGGAAAGTTTCCAGAAACCATTACTCTTCTCAAGGAGAGTATTACAAGTTTTCAAAAGATTTGGTTTTCTAATGTAtgtttgaaagaatgaaaaggcGCACCTTTCAGTTTGGTTCTACTAATATTTATCAAGTAACTTCTGAGTAGTGCGGGGATCTAGAGATAGACAAGACTAAGTACTTGTTATCAGAGAGTTTGGTCTGTCATAAGAAAAAAGCAATATAAAGACCTGACTGTATTACAGAACAGACAAGTGGTACCGAGATTTTAATTCCAAcagggacagaaggacagaatattccagaaacagtgtgagcagggtgTTGAAAGGAGAAGATGAAGGAGAACAGCACACTCTACCTAAAAACATTGTTCAAGGACACATGAATGAAGATATGTCTGTGCTCCAGGAAGAGGTTCCCTGGGGCTACTTGATAAGGGTAGAATTAAGTAGTATCTAATGGAAAGGCAAACCGTGTATGCTTAGTGGAAAAACCATCCAGGTTCAAACTCGGTCAGCCACCTAATTTTTGTGTGGCTTTTAAACTTTCTGAGTTCCAGTTTCTAgtatctataaaatgggttaaATAACCCCACCCCGTCGCAtaaagttaatatatgtaaacttCCTAGCTGAACTTTTGAACTGGTAAATTCTCACCTATTCCAAGAGTTATGACTTATATTTCTCATTGTTGTCAGATTACCCACTTCCAAACTGCAAGGATATTCAACCAATAATGATTTCCTAAAAATCTCATTTGCCTTAGAGGCATTCCTGAAAGAAGATCAGTTGCTGAAAGACCAGTTGAACCAGCTCACATCATGTAAGgtaacaatacaataaaatagaaacatcatCAGTTCCAGTTATGGTTTGCTAAAATTAAAGCTCCAGATAAAATTCTGACTGCATTAGCACTCAAATTGCTCTTTCAAATGAAAATCTGGAATATGGAGAGTCTTATAATCTATAGAATTCCAGAATGCTTGAGGCAGTAACTGGTTTAAACactgatataaaatttaaattaaattcttagaccagaaaaaaaaaaaaaaagattgaaaagtaGAGCAAGGGTAATAATGTTTCAGAATTTGAACATTTGTGGGTTGGGAAGAAAACTTCCTTTGCTGAAAGATTTGtgtagtaggggcacctgggtggctcagttggtgaagcgtccaactcttcaggtcatgatctcacggttcctgagttcgagcctcatatcgggctctgtactgacagtgtggagcctgcttgggattctgtctctctccttctctctctgcccctcccccatcatgctgactctctctctctctctctctctctctctctctatctcacacacacacacacacacacaaataaattaataaacattaaaaaaagatttgtgtaGTGATCTCAGCTTAACTTCTTAAATATCACTTGAATTTACTTGATGTCAGGGAcagtatgggtgtgtgtgtgggggaggggtgtattAATTAACTCTCACAGCAGTGGGATAAGTAATAATGtcctcatttaacagatgaggacaCTTCACAATGTTTCCAAGTTCATATATCTAAGTTGTGGCGTTGATGGTCCCAAAACTTACTCTTTTGAACACTGGTCTAAAAGCACATGCACAAAAGGGGAGTTCATAGAACTTTTCTTCAGGACACTAGGCTACAAAGCCATCTTTTTATGACTCCATCCTTCTTCAGTCCTCAGAGATTAGTCTGTGTTTTCTCAGGGAAGagacactaagaaaaaaaactaaaactcagTCCAACTCTGGGCAAGTGCACAATTTATAAACAATTCAGTTGATTCAACATCTCTCATATTTCCCGGGAAGCTCAATAAAGCAGTGAGTTTGTCCACACaatgagtgagtggggagggaaatGTGATGTTTGAGTGCTTTCCAAAGATATTTGGTTTCCTGGTACTGGCATACATCGTTTTATCATGCTTTGCTTTATTGCGTtttgcagatactgtgttttttataAGTAGGTTTGTGGCAACCTTTTGAAGATAAAGTCTATAACTGCCATCTTTCTAACGGTATTTGTTCACCTTTTATCTCTGTGTCACAACTGTAATTCTCACAACATTTcacatgttttcttctcattatatttattatggtgaCCTGCGGATCCGTGGTCTTTGAGGTCGCCATTTAATTGTTTTGGAATGCTGCCAACCACACTCATAGAAGATGCCAAATTTAACTCACTAATGTGTGTATTCTGACCGCTACACCTACCAGCTactccccatctttctctctcttctctggcctCCTTATTCTCTGAGATGCAACAATTATGAAATTAGGCCAATGAATAATCTGACAATGGCCTCTAAATATTCAAGTGAGATGAAGGTCACAcctctctcactttaaatcaaaagctagaaatgattaagcttagtgaggcaGGCATGTCAAAAGCTAAGATAGGCCTAAAGCCAGGCTTCTTATGCCAAACCGTTAGCTAAGTTGTAAATGCAAAGCGAAAGTTCTTGAAGGCAATTAgaagtgaacacatgaatgataagaagCAAAACAGCTTTTTTGCTGATATGGAGAGAGTTTGAGCAGTCTGCATAGAACATCACACCAACTACAATATTCCCTTAAACCAAAtgctaatccagagcaaggccctagctctcttcaattctgtgaaggctgaaaGAGGTGAGGGAGCTGTAGAAGAGAAGTTTGAGCTAGCAGTGGTCGGTTCATGGAGTGTGAAGAAAGAAGCGATCTACACCACATCAACGTGCACactgaagcagcaagtgctgatgcaGAAGGTGCGGCAAGTGATCCAGAAGATCTAACTAAGATAATTCATGAGGGTGGCTACCCTAAataacagattttcagtgtagacaaAAGAGTCTTCTATTGGAAGAGATGCCATCTAGGGCTTTcctagctagagaggagaagtcaatgtcTGGTTTCAAAGCTTCAAAAGACAGGCTGACTGTCTTGTTAGGGGCTAAAGCAGCTGAGGACTTCAAGTCGAAGGCAATGCTTATTTGCCTTCTCAATATCCTAGGGATTTTAAGAATTATGCTACATCTACTCTGCCTGTGGTCTCTGAAGGgcacaacaaagcctggatgacagcacatgtGTTTCCAACATGGTTTACTGGAtatttaagcccactgttgagatctaatgatcagaaaaaaagattcctttcaaaatagtaCCACTCATTGACAATTCACCTGGTCACCCAAAAGCTCTGATGGAACTGTATAATGAGACTAATGTTGTTCGTATGCTTGcttaacacaacatccattctgtgaCCCTtagatcaaggagtaatttcaactttGAAGgcttattattttagaaatacatctTATAAGGCTATATACAGAGTGATTTCTCTGGTGTATCTGGCTACAGTACattgaaaatcttctggaatGGATTCATCATTTTAGCTGCAATTAAGAACATTTGTGGTCTGtggaaagaggtcaaaatatcaacattcacaGGAATTCAGAAGAAGTTGaatccaaccctcatggatgactttgaggggctaacacttcagtggaggaaatagttgcagatgtggtggaaagagCAAGacaactagaattagaagtggaacCTGAAGATGTTGattgaattgctgcaatctcggTAATAAAACATGATTGGATAAGGAGTTGATTCTTATGGATAAGcaaaagaaagtggtttcttgagatggaaaccACTTCTGGTGAATATGCTGTGgtgattgttgaaatgacaacaaaggatttagaatttaACATCAACTTAGTTGAGAAAGCAGCATCTGGGTTTAAGAAGAAAGACTCTAGTTCTGACAAAAGTTCTATTGTggataaaatgctatcaaacagcatcacatgctacagagaaatcattcatagGGTCAATCAATGCAGCAGACttcattattgtcttattttaagagacTGCTACAaacaccccaaccttcagcaaccaccaccccgATCAGTCAACAGATCAACATTGAGGCAAGACCTTCCATCAGCAAAAAGATTACAGCTCActgaaagttcagatgatggttagcatttttagcaataaattactttttaattaaggtGTGTGCATTATTCTTTAGACACAATGctattgcatacttaatagactacagcaTAGTGTAAACAGAACTTTTATAGGCACTGGAAAAGCAAGGAATTGATTTGACTTGCATTATTGTGGTGATCTGGAACCAAACTTGAACTCTTTGAGGTATGCCTGTagtcatgtttctttctttctcttcctacaACCAACCTAAGACTTGAGGACAAAACAGTACATGAGTTATATTACCTTTTATAGCAAAGTACATGTTTCGAAACAATACATTTCAATGGAGtacaatattgtttttaattccactATTTCTGGAACTTgattgtttatctattcatttattacaTATTGGGAATACTATATAAATAAGATCTAGTCTCTGACTTCACAGAGTTTCCAGTCTAGTGCAGAATATAGATACTTAGTTCCACAAGCAAGTACAATACAGCAGTGGGTGTTGCCATAAAGATAATTGTGGAAAGATCtggaagcaaataaataagacatCTGATGCAGTTTTGATTGACGAATGGAGGTTTTCTGAAGAAACAGCTTCACAACTGTGACCTAACATGGGTGATGGGAAGATCAGAGGGGTGGGGAAAAGGAGTGACTGCCTTCCTAATGGAGGGGAAAGCAAGTACTTACAAGGTAATGAGATGTAAGAGACTATGACTATTGGGTTTCAGAAGTTGTAGAGCATTGTATGGAAAAAAAGGGTAGGagtgaagaaagggaagagtCAGGATGAGATATGTGAGCAACACCTGCATCTTGACAATTCCTAGTCTCTGCTTCAGTAGTGCCGGCTTGTTCAGTGAAGACATATTCTCACATGGACAGACTGACATGAGTAAACCAGTCCATTATGATTAGGACCCAATCATACTAGTGACACCACTAAGAAGCTCAGAGTTCTAAGGATTTACAAACACTCTTTTACTTTTCCCTCAGGGCTTCCTTTGTACTTTTGCTGAGTCCTACTTACAGAAGTACCTCATTTCCCTCTGGTTCatctcctcatttccttccttctttggctCAGGGTCTTGTCTGCGTCCTGACATCATCCTTAGAGGTTGAGCTCAGGAGTTCTAGTTAACCTAGgtgctcacttttttttaatggaggggaaaaccttttttaatttttaatttataaggcAAAATTACCTCTTTGCAAATGTTGTTCATCTCTCACAATGTAACTTTGATGTATTATGTCCTTGAACTCCACTCTCCATCAAAAGGATGGACAAAAACAAAGTGAGTAGAGTGGGAATAATTCTAGTCTTGTTCCACCTTTATAAAGGATTCCTTTTGAGTCATTGCATAGTGAGTGGGACTAAATGGGGTGTTGAGTAGGGGAAAGGGCTAATCAGCATGTTTGAGGAAATGCCACTTTGAAGTGGAGTAGAGAGAAATTTTTCACTGACTAGTAAAGCtgcacataaatatacatattttggtACCCTCTAGGGATGAATGCAGAGTTCATAGATCTATCAatcttttagttatttatttaagttccaaCCAGCTCCTGAGACATGGGAAACACTTAGCAAATAGAGAAAAGCATCCAGAGATCTCACAGCCATGGGACCAAGTCTATCATCCAAGAGAGAGAAGAGCTCAAAAAAGAACTAACATAAAGATGGGTATTTACTTTTCCACACTGATACAGAACTTCTTTCATCAAACTCCCCACACAGGAAAACTGAGTATCTTTTGGTATGTTAAATCATCTGagtcctcctccccaccactgcAGATAGGTATTTTAGAATTAgggctatttttttcttatctccctACTCACCAAAAAGCTGTATTTATGTAATAGAGCAGAATGTGCTTTGAAGTGATAGGAATTTGGGTTTGAGCCGTGTCCAACACTTATTAACCAagagaccttgagcaagttgACTCTATGCTGGTGTTGCAGTTGCTGCTGTTAATATCTGAGCCACCTTTCCTAATCTTCCTTTTGAAGAAATTAATTCCAGCTCAGCAATCCTCAAGATTAAGAGAACCATAGACAAATGCTGAACATGTATCAATGAGTTGACTTACAACGCTATTAATGCTAAatcacaaatagaaaatatctacGCCCTGAAATTTTAGTCAATGAAACTCAGAGTTAAGTGAAAGATGTAAAACacgttttttttactttttacagataataaacatttatctcTACTTTATTAATATCATAACTTACCTTTCATAGTACCTCAAGGACATTTTAGTTCCATTTCCAAGTTCCAATATCTCCAGTTTACAATTTGTAAAAAAGCTAAGTAAAGATGGCTGTTGCTGCTAAAAGTGTTCTACCTTGAAAGAACAGGCATTTTCCAGTCTTGACAAGTTAGAGGATCAAATAGCTAAATGCAATCGT encodes:
- the CXCL8 gene encoding interleukin-8, translated to MTSKLVVAILAAFMLSAALCEAAVVSRISSELRCQCIKTHSTPFNPKLIKELTVIDSGPHCENSEIIVKLVNGNEVCLDPKQKWVQKVVEIFLKKAEKQNA